One Spirochaetota bacterium genomic region harbors:
- a CDS encoding sodium-translocating pyrophosphatase, producing the protein MVNPLFYIAPVASLIALFFAWVLYRMMMRAEKGNERMEEIAGYVREGAFAYLKRQYKVVTIVFFVLVVLFTVLAYFGIQNPFVPVAFLTGGFFSGLCGFLGMNTATNASSRTAQGASKSLNRGLQVAFRSGAVMGLVVVGFGLLDISLWYMGLNYVYDNNIWNLSEALVHKIGIAGGVFDMHLINSPEFKHAKLVEITTTMITFGMGASTQALFARVGGGIYTKAADVGADLVGKVEAGIPEDDPRNPATIADNVGDNVGDVAGMGADLYESYCGSILATAALGAALPLIAAETGEVVKPIIAPMIVAGLGIIFSIIGIFMVRTKEDATMKNLLVSLNIGVWGSSFMIIAALAVLAYIDLITWGVFGAVIAGLVAGLIIGQSTEYYTADEYSPTQGIAKQHTMGPATGILDGMSTGMFSAGIPVITIVIGIIVAYASAGGFTLGANYGLYGIGFAAVGMLATLGITLATDAYGPIADNAGGNAEMSHLPPEVRKRTDALDMLGNTTAATGKGFAIGSAALTSMALLSAYIEEVKLWIGKYAVVSPEGYFQVGAVKFYQKLPEGVIASDFDVVAHTAQIKHFAAAYDMSLMNPLVLCGLFLGAMMAFVFSAMTIKAVGRAAGAMVEEVRRQFKEFPGIMQGTQKPDYARCVEISTKGAQSKMIVPSLLALFVPVAVGLVLGVGGVMGLLAGSLATGFSLACMLNNAGGAWDNAKKYIEKGNYGGKGSDAHKAGVIGDTVGDPFKDTAGPSLNILLKLMSMVSVVFSGVVVKLSPVIGKALGFIK; encoded by the coding sequence ATGGTTAATCCTCTGTTTTATATCGCCCCGGTGGCGTCGCTCATTGCCCTGTTCTTCGCCTGGGTTTTATACCGGATGATGATGAGAGCGGAGAAAGGCAATGAGAGAATGGAAGAGATAGCCGGGTACGTCCGGGAAGGCGCGTTCGCCTATCTCAAGCGACAGTACAAAGTCGTCACCATCGTCTTTTTCGTGCTGGTGGTGCTCTTCACCGTACTCGCGTATTTCGGAATCCAGAACCCGTTCGTTCCCGTCGCGTTTCTGACCGGCGGTTTCTTTTCGGGGCTCTGCGGTTTCCTCGGCATGAACACCGCCACCAACGCGTCTTCCAGGACGGCTCAGGGCGCCTCGAAGTCCCTCAACCGCGGACTCCAGGTCGCCTTCCGTTCCGGCGCGGTCATGGGACTCGTCGTTGTCGGTTTCGGTCTCCTCGACATTTCACTCTGGTACATGGGACTCAACTACGTCTATGACAACAACATCTGGAACCTGAGTGAAGCACTCGTGCACAAGATCGGGATCGCCGGCGGCGTTTTTGACATGCACCTGATCAACAGCCCGGAATTCAAACACGCAAAACTTGTTGAAATCACGACCACCATGATCACCTTCGGCATGGGCGCGTCGACCCAGGCGCTCTTCGCCCGCGTGGGCGGCGGCATCTACACCAAGGCGGCCGACGTCGGAGCCGACCTGGTCGGCAAGGTCGAGGCGGGAATCCCCGAGGACGACCCCCGCAATCCCGCGACAATCGCCGACAACGTAGGCGACAATGTGGGCGACGTGGCCGGGATGGGCGCGGACCTCTACGAGTCATATTGCGGTTCAATCCTCGCGACTGCGGCCCTTGGAGCGGCGCTTCCCCTAATCGCAGCCGAGACGGGCGAAGTGGTCAAGCCTATCATCGCTCCCATGATCGTGGCCGGTCTGGGCATTATCTTCTCGATCATCGGCATCTTCATGGTGCGCACGAAGGAAGATGCGACCATGAAAAACCTTCTTGTATCCCTTAACATCGGCGTGTGGGGAAGCTCGTTCATGATCATCGCCGCGCTCGCCGTCCTTGCCTACATCGACCTCATCACCTGGGGCGTCTTCGGCGCCGTTATAGCGGGCCTCGTGGCCGGGCTCATCATCGGCCAGTCGACCGAGTACTACACCGCCGATGAATACTCTCCGACCCAGGGCATCGCCAAGCAGCACACCATGGGACCGGCGACCGGTATTCTCGACGGTATGTCCACCGGCATGTTCTCCGCCGGTATTCCGGTTATTACGATCGTGATCGGCATCATCGTCGCTTACGCATCCGCCGGCGGATTTACCCTGGGCGCCAACTACGGCCTTTACGGAATCGGCTTTGCGGCGGTCGGCATGCTCGCGACCCTCGGCATAACGCTGGCCACCGACGCATACGGCCCGATCGCCGATAACGCGGGCGGAAACGCCGAGATGAGCCACCTTCCTCCGGAAGTCCGCAAGAGAACCGACGCCCTCGACATGCTTGGCAACACCACCGCCGCGACCGGAAAGGGATTCGCGATCGGTTCGGCCGCGCTTACCTCGATGGCCCTTCTCTCCGCCTATATCGAGGAAGTAAAGCTCTGGATCGGCAAGTACGCCGTTGTATCACCCGAGGGCTATTTCCAGGTCGGCGCGGTGAAGTTCTACCAGAAGCTGCCCGAAGGCGTTATCGCCAGTGATTTCGACGTGGTCGCGCACACCGCGCAGATCAAGCACTTCGCGGCCGCCTACGACATGTCGCTCATGAATCCGCTGGTGCTCTGCGGTCTTTTCCTCGGCGCCATGATGGCCTTCGTTTTCAGCGCCATGACGATCAAGGCCGTCGGCCGCGCTGCCGGCGCCATGGTCGAGGAAGTCCGCAGGCAGTTCAAAGAATTCCCCGGCATTATGCAGGGAACACAGAAGCCCGACTACGCCCGCTGTGTCGAAATCTCGACCAAGGGCGCGCAGAGCAAGATGATCGTCCCTTCGCTCCTGGCACTTTTCGTCCCTGTGGCGGTCGGCCTCGTGCTGGGCGTCGGCGGAGTCATGGGCCTTCTCGCCGGTTCGCTTGCGACCGGTTTCTCGCTGGCCTGTATGCTCAACAACGCGGGTGGCGCCTGGGACAACGCGAAGAAGTACATCGAGAAGGGTAACTACGGCGGAAAGGGCTCGGACGCCCACAAGGCCGGCGTTATCGGTGACACGGTAGGCGACCCGTTCAAGGACACGGCCGGCCCGTCGCTCAACATTCTTCTCAAGCTCATGAGCATGGTTTCGGTGGTCTTCTCCGGTGTCGTTGTTAAGCTTTCGCCGGTCATCGGAAAGGCGCTGGGTTTCATTAAGTAG
- a CDS encoding heterodisulfide reductase-related iron-sulfur binding cluster: protein MNFAGLYDMPATDIARQMYFNVGGPHGFMRWGIYIFMFAAFIYLGITLYRRIIIWRQGVGELRTDFHEKRIYAFFKYVIFQAKVLRESYTGIFHVSLFWGFIGLFIVTAIIVVQEDITELFFHTKFIYGNFYLIWSLAGDLFGGIVLVGLVMAIYRRYKVKPSRLDTKMIDTFALALITFIVLTGFFNEAMRIAITDFPVFEVWSPFGYALAHAFSWIGRPALETMHYVNWWLHMVSAFSFIGLIGSDKLGHVATTMLNVYFQNLDNENENTKYSMQPISPATFETAESFGVGSVEQFTWKQLMDGDACTRCGRCQDNCPAYLTEKPLSPKKIINDVKAAMDERAPKLMEAKRAGQDIATVESKMLIGEHVLDDEIWSCTNCAACVENCPVQIEHINKINDMRRFKILMEGSMAPELQTTLSNMENNSNPFGFGFAGRGDWLPAELGVKTLSEDSAVDFLFYVGCYTSFDKRNQKIGIALIKILQKAGYKVGILGAEEACCGDAAMRAGNEYLFHALATQNLETFKAYGVKKIVTTCPHGYNVIKKEYAKFAKLAKGPDGAPLEAAYEVYHHTEIIADLIKKGKIKLVEPLNETVTYHDSCFLGRYNEIYAAPRDIIKAIPGTKIVEMSRNHHRSFCCGAGGARMFIEEHLGARINQFRTKDAQASGATKIATACPFCLTMLADGANELDIQNLQTFDLAEYVFNAMEK, encoded by the coding sequence ATGAATTTCGCCGGTTTGTACGATATGCCCGCCACCGACATCGCCCGCCAGATGTACTTCAATGTTGGCGGCCCGCATGGCTTCATGCGCTGGGGCATATACATCTTCATGTTCGCCGCGTTCATCTATCTCGGCATCACCCTTTACCGTAGAATAATAATCTGGAGGCAGGGGGTCGGAGAGCTCCGCACGGATTTCCACGAAAAAAGGATCTACGCGTTTTTCAAGTACGTCATTTTCCAGGCCAAGGTGCTTCGCGAATCCTACACCGGCATCTTCCATGTAAGCCTTTTCTGGGGCTTTATCGGCCTTTTTATCGTGACGGCGATCATTGTGGTGCAGGAGGACATTACCGAGCTCTTCTTCCACACCAAGTTCATTTACGGAAACTTCTACCTTATATGGTCTCTCGCCGGCGACCTCTTCGGTGGGATCGTTCTCGTCGGTCTTGTCATGGCGATCTACAGAAGGTACAAGGTGAAACCCTCCCGGCTCGACACCAAGATGATCGACACCTTTGCGCTCGCGCTGATCACCTTCATCGTCCTTACCGGTTTTTTCAATGAGGCGATGCGCATAGCCATCACTGACTTTCCGGTATTTGAGGTATGGTCTCCCTTCGGTTACGCTCTGGCCCACGCCTTTTCATGGATCGGCAGGCCCGCCCTCGAAACGATGCACTACGTCAACTGGTGGCTGCACATGGTTTCGGCCTTCTCCTTCATCGGCCTGATCGGATCGGACAAGCTGGGGCATGTCGCCACAACCATGCTCAATGTATATTTCCAGAATCTCGACAACGAAAACGAGAACACCAAGTACTCCATGCAGCCCATCTCGCCCGCTACCTTCGAGACCGCCGAATCCTTCGGAGTGGGCTCGGTCGAGCAGTTCACCTGGAAACAGCTTATGGACGGCGACGCCTGCACCCGTTGCGGCCGCTGTCAGGACAACTGTCCGGCGTATCTCACCGAGAAGCCGCTTTCTCCCAAGAAAATAATCAACGACGTCAAGGCGGCCATGGACGAACGTGCCCCGAAGCTCATGGAAGCAAAGCGGGCCGGCCAGGACATCGCGACCGTAGAATCGAAGATGCTCATCGGCGAGCACGTGCTTGACGACGAAATCTGGTCGTGCACCAACTGCGCCGCGTGCGTGGAGAACTGCCCGGTGCAGATCGAACATATCAACAAGATCAACGACATGCGACGCTTTAAGATTCTCATGGAAGGCTCCATGGCGCCCGAGCTCCAGACGACGCTCTCTAACATGGAGAACAACTCCAACCCGTTCGGCTTCGGCTTCGCGGGACGGGGCGACTGGCTGCCCGCCGAACTTGGAGTGAAGACGCTTTCCGAAGATTCCGCGGTCGATTTCCTTTTCTACGTCGGCTGCTATACCTCCTTCGACAAGCGCAACCAGAAGATCGGCATCGCGCTTATAAAGATTCTGCAGAAGGCCGGCTACAAGGTCGGTATTCTCGGAGCCGAAGAGGCCTGTTGCGGCGATGCCGCCATGCGCGCCGGAAACGAATACCTCTTCCACGCGCTGGCCACCCAGAACCTCGAGACCTTCAAGGCCTACGGGGTGAAGAAGATCGTCACAACCTGTCCCCACGGCTATAACGTGATCAAGAAGGAATACGCGAAGTTCGCAAAGCTCGCCAAGGGCCCGGACGGCGCGCCCCTCGAGGCCGCGTATGAGGTTTACCATCACACCGAGATCATCGCCGACCTCATCAAAAAGGGCAAGATCAAGCTCGTCGAGCCGCTCAACGAGACCGTTACCTATCACGACTCGTGCTTCCTCGGCCGCTACAACGAGATCTACGCGGCGCCACGCGACATCATCAAGGCGATCCCCGGAACCAAGATCGTCGAAATGAGCCGCAACCACCATCGCAGCTTCTGCTGCGGAGCGGGCGGTGCGCGCATGTTCATCGAAGAGCACCTCGGTGCCCGGATAAACCAATTCCGGACCAAGGACGCTCAGGCAAGCGGGGCCACGAAAATAGCGACGGCGTGTCCGTTCTGTCTGACCATGCTCGCGGATGGAGCGAACGAGCTCGACATTCAGAATCTTCAGACCTTCGACCTCGCGGAATATGTCTTTAACGCTATGGAAAAATAA